In Diaphorobacter ruginosibacter, the genomic stretch ATGTGACGTCGGTGATGATCAGATCGAATGCGCCCTGCGCATCGAGTTCGCGCGCCTCTTCCGCGCTGACGCAGCAGACCACCTGTCGCTGCTCGCCTTGCAGCAGGACGGAAATGGACTCACGCAATTGTCGATTGTCTTCAACGTAGAGGATGCGCACAAAACTCCTTGCAGGTTCTGGAGAGGGGATCGATTGATTGATCGATCGATTCAATGAAATGGGAAAGCCCGGGGGCATTTCCCGGCTGGATGCCACAGGCGCTGGAGCCGAGGTTCCCAGGTATATCCGGCTTGCGGATCATGGTAGCCAAGTCGGCCGGGTAAGCCCACCACGGGGCAGATGGCCCCACCTGTCCTGGGGACTCAGCGGCCATTGTTGCCGCAGAAAGCAGCTCAACCTGCCCGGCGCATCGTGATGTTGTAGCGAAATGCTTCGGTGCGGGGATGATATCCCTCGGCGACAGGCATCACGCCATGAAAGCGCAGGCGATCTTCGCCACCCCACAGCAGCACATCGCCGTGTTCCAGCGGAATCGTGCGATGGCGTTCGCCCCGCGTGAGTCCTCCCCACATGAAGCGAGCGGGTACGCCCAGCGACACGGAGATGATGGGCGCCGAGAAATCGCGTTCGTCGCGGTCCTGGTGCAGCGACAGCCGTGTGCCGGGCGCGTAGCGATTGATCAGGCACGCATCCGGCGGAGCGCAGCCGGTGAACAGGCCCGACGCCAAACGCGCTCTGGCCGCCAGGTCGAGCCAGTGCCGGGGAATCGGTGGCCAGGGCTGCTGCGACAGCGGGTCGTCATGCACGTACCGGTAGCCGCGCGCATCGCTCACCCAGCCCAGGTCGCCGCAGCTCGTCGTGGCCACCGACATGGATTGGCCTCCCGGCGTGACCATGTGGCGCCAGGGCGCGGCCAGGGCGATTTGCCCGATGTCGTCCAGCAATCGATCGGCGAGATCCAGTGCGAAGCGCCTGAGCAGCACGGCGTGCGTGCCTATCCACAGGGGCTCCGCGAGGCCGGGTGCGTCGGGGAAGAGATCGTCGGTCATCAGCGGATTGGGTACTAACCCTAGTGTAGTTTTGCGACTGTACGCCGGCGCCTGCGGTTCGTACCATCGTCATCATCGGTCCATTCAAGAATCAAGGAGACGAACATGGGCGTGTCGATCGTAGGCTGGGCGCATCTTCCCTTTGGCAAACTCGACGGTTTGTCGCTGGAGGCGCTGATCACTAAGGCCGCCTCGGGGGCCATGCAGCATGCCGGCATCGATGGCAAGGCCGTCGATGGCGTCTGGCTGGGCAACCTCAACGGCGGATTCGCGCCTGACATCTTTGCCTCGTCGCTCGCGCTGCAGGCCGACCCGCATCTGCGCTGGAAGCCCGCGACGCGCCTGGAGAATGCCTGTGCCTCGGGCTCCGCGGCCGTCTATGCAGCCTGCGATGCGATCGAGTCGGGCCGTGCGCGCGTGGCGCTGGTCGTCGGGGCGGAAAAGATGACCGCGGTGAGCGGGGCGGAGGTCACGCGGATTCTAGGTGATTGCGGCTACTCCGGTGAGGTGCAACCCGGTGATGGCGGCTTTCCCGGCATCTTCGCGAAGATCGCGCAAGCATACTTTGCACGCCATGGCGACAACAGCGCGACGCTGGCGCGCATTGCCGCCAAGAACCATGCGAATGGCGCACTCAATCCGTGGGCGCATATGCGCCGTGACCTGGGCTTCGAGTTCTGCAACACGGTGTCCGACAAGAACCCGATGATCGCCGCACCGCTGCGCAAGACCGACTGCTCGCTGGTCTCGGACGGTGCCGCGGCGCTGATCCTGGCCAGCGACGACATGCTGGCGAACTTCGGGCGCGCGGTGCGGTTCCGCTCGCGCGCGCAGGTCAATGACTTTCTTCCCATGCAGGGCCGCGATGTCGTGCAGTTCGAGGGGCCGCGTCGCGCGTGGCAGCAGTCCTTCGACCAGGCGGGCTGTTCCGTCGATGATCTCTCGTTCGCCGAAGTGCACGACTGTTTCACGATCGCCGAATTGCTGACCTACGAGGCCATGGGACTTGCCGGGGCGGGGCAGGGCCACCGCGTGATCGACGATGGCACGGTGCTGCGCAATGGCCGCCTGCCGGTCAACGCATCCGGGGGCCTCAAGGCCAAGGGCCATCCCATCGGCGCGACGGGCGTCTCCATGCATGTGCTCTCGGCCATGCAGCTGGTCGGCGAGGCCGGCGATATCCAGGTGAAGGATCCGTCGCTGGGGGCGGTCTTCAACATGGGGGGCTCGGCGGTGGCGAACTATGTGAGCATCCTGGAGCGCGCCCGATGAACATTTCACAGCTCGTCCATCGCACCGCACTGGCGCACGGCGAACGGCCGGCCATCTTTCTGGGTGCGAGGGAGGTGTGCACCTACCGCACGCTGGAAGATCGCGTGGCACGGCTTGCGGGATTCCTGAGGGATGCCTGCGGCGTGCAGGTGGGCGATCGCGTGGCCATCTTCGCGGCCAACTGCACGCAGTACCTGGAGGCGCTGCACGCGATCCACTGGGCCGGGGCAGTGTCGGTGCCCGTGAACTACAAGCTGCACGGCAAGGAATTTGCCTACGTAATGGAGAACTCGGGTGCGCGTCTGGCCTTTGCGTCCCCCGAACTGGGCGTGGCGGCACGGGAGGCCGGCATCGATGCCGCCACGCTGATCGAGTTCGGCGGCGAGGCATGGCAAGCTGCCGTATCGCGCGGTGAGCCGCTGGCGATGCAGGACCGGTCCCCGGACGACGTGGCATCGCTGTTCTACACATCGGGCACGACGGGTCGTCCCAAGGGCGTGATGCAGACCCATGGCAACCTGCTGGCCGCCACCATGGCCTACTTCACCGACGTCGACGACGTGCAGGTGGATGACGCCATGGTCTACGCCGCGCCGATGTCGCACGGCGCAGGCCTCTACAACTATGCCCACATGCTGCGTGGAGCGCGGCATGTGATCCCGGTTTCCGGCGGGTTCGATCCCGCGGAATTGGTCGAGCTTGCGGCAAGCGTCGGCCGCCTCAGCCTGTTCGCGGCGCCTACGATGGTGCACAGGCTGGTCGATCACGTGCAGCGCGCCCGGGCCGATGTGAGCGGCTTCAAGACCATCGTCTACGGCGGCGGGCCGATGTACGTCGAGGATCTGCGCCGTGCGCTCGATGCCATGGGCCAGAAGTTCGTGCAGATCTATGGACAGGGTGAATGTCCGATGACGATCACCGCGCTTTCGCGCGAGCAGATCGCCGACGTGCATCACGCGCGCTGGGCGCAGCGCATTGCTTCGGTCGGAAAGGCCCATGCCTGCGTCGAGGTGCGCGTGGTCGATGGCAGCGGCAGCGACGTGCCCGTGGATGCGCTGGGCGAGGTGGTGGTGCGCGGCACGCCTGTGATGGCCGGCTACTGGGCCAACGAAGCCGCCACACAAGGCACGCTGCGCGGCGGCTGGTTGCACACGGGCGATGTGGGGAGCCTCGATGCCGATGGTTTTCTCACGCTGCGTGACCGCTCCAAGGACGTGATCATCTCGGGCGGCTCCAATATCTATCCGCGCGAGGTCGAGGAGGTGTTGCTCCTGCATCCGCGGGTCAGCGAGGTCGCCGTGATCGGCCAGCGCGATGCGGACTGGGGCGAGGTCGTGATCGCGTTCCTGGTGAGCACCGACGGCACCGAGCTCGCATCGCACGAACTCGATGCGCTGTGCCTCGACCACATCGCTCGCTTCAAGCGGCCCAAGGCCTACCGATGGCTCCAGGCGCTGCCCAAGAACAGCTACGGCAAGGTCCTCAAGACCGAGCTGCGCACGTTGCTCGAAGGCTGAGGGCCGACGTCCCGACCGTGCATGGGGAAAACCGAAATGGCGTAGATTGCATCCACGCCTCTCTCTCTTTCTTTTTCTCTCTTGGGCTTCACTTTTTCCATTGCGCCAGCACGGAGTTCCCTGCCATGTCCGACACCCACGCACCCACCCGACTCAAGATCGATTTCGTCTCCGATGTGTCCTGCCCATGGTGCGCCATCGGCCTGCATGCGCTCGAGCAGGCCGCGGATCGCGTCAAGGACCAGGTGCAGATCGACCTGCACTTTCAGCCGTTCGAGCTGAATTCGGACATGCCTCCCGAAGGCGAGGATGTGATGGAGCACCTGCAGCGCAAATATGGTGCGCCGGCCGAACAGATGCGCAAGAACCAGCAGGCCATCACCGAGCGCGGCGCAGGCCTGGGATTCACCTTCAACATGGACCAGCGCAGCCGCATTTACAACACGTTCGATGCGCACCGGCTGCTGCACTGGATGGAGGAAGAAGGCTCAGGCGAGCAGCAGCGCGCGCTCAAGCATGCGCTCTTCTCGGCCTATTTCACCCATGGACAGAACCCGGGCGACCACGCCGTGCTGTTGCGCATCGTGCGGGAGCTGGGCCTCGACGAGGCGCGGGCGAAGGCCATCCTCGAGTCGGACGAGTTCGCGCAGCAGGTGCGCGAGCGCGAGGCCTTCTATCACCAGCATGGCATCCATTCCGTGCCTGCAGTGATCGTGAACGATCGGCACCTGATCCAGGGCGGCCAACCGGTGGAAGTGTTCGAGCAAGCGCTCAGGAAATTGGCCGATCAGGCCTGACCATCGGCTCGCCCTCAAGAGGGCGCGAGCTTACTTCCTGACGGGGATGGGCGTGGCGTGTGCCACCGGCACCGCGGACACCGAGTTCTGCGGCGAGCCGTCGATGAGCTTGTCGGAGTAGGTCATGTAGACCAGTGCATTGCGCTTGCCATCCACCATGCGTACGACGCGCAGGCGCTTGAACAGAATGGACGTGCGTTCGCTGAACACTTCTTCCTGCTGCTTCAAGGGCTGGGGAAACGAGACGGCGCCCACCTGGTGGCATGAAATCGAGGCCTCCGCGCGGTCCTCCGCGAGGCCCAGAGACCCCTTCACGCCGCCTGTGCGGGCGCGCGAGACATAGCAGGTGACGCCCTGCACGGCAGGGTCGTCATAGGCCTCCACGATGATGTCGTGATCTCGGCCGAGCAGCTTGAAGGCGGTGTCCACGGTGCCGATCTTCTCGCCATCGGCAGCGGAAGCGGGGACGGACAGGCAAGCCAGCGCGAGCGCCGACAGGAGGGTCTTCCAGGACAGATTGCGCATGGCTTGTGGCTGTGAGGGCATGGTGTCGGTGAAGGGCCTGATGAAGGGCCTCAGGCCCGGGCTTCGGCGCAGCGCTTGTTCAGGTGCTCGAGCGCTTCTTCCACCTGGTCGACCAGCACCAGGCAGAGGTCGCCGGGCGTGAGGCGCCCCAGCGCATGGTCGATGGCGATGAACTCGCCGTGGATCTCCGTGCTGTAGCTGGTGCGCGGCGCTCCTTCAAGGCCCTGCTTGAGCAGTGCGAGCACCTCGCCGTCCTCGCGTCCGCGCTGGCAGGCATCCTGGTACAGGATCACGTCGTCGAAGTACTGGCCAAGGATCTGCGTCTGCTCGACGATGTCCTGGTCGCGGCGATCGCCCGCGCCCGAGATCACCACGCTGCGACGCTTGCCGGGCATGGCTTCGACGGCCTGTGCCAGCGCACGGATGGCATCGGGGTTGTGGCCGTAGTCGGCGATCACGGTGGCACCCTTGTATTCCATCACGTTGAAGCGTGCCGGCGCGTTGTCGCTGTCGTTCATGAAGCCCGCGAGGCCGCGTCGGATGGTCTGCCACGGCAGGTTGGAGGCCCATGCGGCGCCGATGGCGGCCATCACGTTCTCGACCTGGAAGGTGATCAGGCCGCCGCGGGTGATCGGGATGTCGCGCAGCGGGATGGTCTCGCGCCACGAACCTTCGGCCGCCACGATGCTGTCGCCATCCACGTAGACCACGCGGTTGCCCTGGGCGCGGTGCGTCGCCATCACCGGATGATGGCGGTCGGCCGCGAAGAAGATGATCTTGCCGGGGCAGACATTGGCCATGGCCGCCACCAGCGGATCGGCGGCATTGAGCACGCCATAGCCATCGGTGGCCACGTTCTGCACGATCACGCGCTTGAGCACGGCAACGTCTTCGACCGTGGTGATGAAGTTCAGGCCCAGGTGGTCGCCTGCGCCCACGTTGGTGACCACGGCGACCTGGCAGCGGTCGAAGCCCAGGCCTTCACGCAGGATGCCGCCGCGCGCGCATTCGAGCACGGCCGCATCGGTCTCGGGATGCGCGAGCGCATTGCGGGCGCTGCGCGGTCCGGAGCAGTCGCCGCTGTCGATCTGGCGGCCATTGACATACACGCCATCGGTGTTGGTCATGGCGGTGCGCCAGCCGTGCGAGGTGAACAGGTGGGCGATCACACGCGTGGTAGTGGTCTTGCCGTTGGTGCCGGTCACGGCCACCAGCGGAATGCGTCCGTCCTGGCCGGGCGCGAACAGTTCGTCGACCATGGGCACGCCCACGTTGCGCGGCTTGCCGAACGAGGGGGCCAGGTGCATGCGCAGGCCCGGTGCGGCATTCACTTCGACGATGCCGCCGTTCTGCTCCTCCAGCGGCTTGAGCATGGTTTCGCAGACCACGTCCACGCCGCAGATGTGCAGGCCGATGGTCTGTGCGGCCTCGATGGCGCGCGCAGCGATTTCGGGATGCACGTCGTCGGTCACGTCCGTGGCGCTGCCACCGGTCGAAAGGTTGGCGTTGTTGCGCAGCACGACGCGTTGGCCCTGGGCGGGCACGGATTCGGGCGTGAGCCCTTCGGTGGCGATGCGTGCGACGGCGATGTCGTCAAGGCGGATCTTGGTGAGCGCAGTGCCGTGGCCGGTGCCGCGGCGCGGATCGCGGTTGACGATCTCGACCAGTTCGCGGATGTTGTGCTGGCCATCGCCGAGCACCTGCGGTGGCTCGCGGCGCGCGGCAGCCACCAGTTGGCCGCCCACGACGAGCAGGCGGAAATCATGGCCGGGCAGGAAGCGCTCGACCATCACGTCGTCGCCGAATTCCTCGGCAACCTTGTAGGCAGCCTCCAGGCCCTCGCGCGTGGTGATGTTCACGACCACGCCCTTGCCCTGGTTGCCGTCCTGCGGCTTCACGACCACCGGCAGCCCCACTTCCTGGGCGACGGTCCAAGCGTCCTCGATGTCCTTGACGGGGCGGCCGAGCGGCACGGGCACGCCCGCGGCATGCAGCAGGCGCTTGGTGAGATCCTTGTCCTGCGCGATAGACTCGGCCACGGCGCTGGTCTGGTCGAGTTCTGCGGCCTGGATGCGGCGGGCCTTGGAGCCCCAGCCGAGCTGCACCAGCGAGCCCGAGGTGAGCCGGCGGAACGGGATGCCGCGCGCAACGGCGGCATCGACGATGGATCCGGTCGAGGGGCCGATGCGCTCGTCCTCATCGGTCTCGCGCAGGTCTGCAATGGCCTTGTCGGCGTCGAACGGCGTGTCGTCGAGCGCTGCACGTGCCAGCGCTTCGGCGTATTCCATGGCCTTGCGGCCGACGGCTTCCTCGGTGTATTCGACGACCACCTGGAACGTGCCGGGTTCGACGGTGGAATGCGTGCGGCTGAAGGTGACGGGGCAGCCCGCCTGGGCCTGCAACTGCAGCGCGGCCACTTCGATCACGTGCGCAATCGAGAGACGCTGGTCTGCGCCATGCGGCTGCAGTGCGCCGATCTTGGGGAAGCGCGCGCGCAGCCGCTCCTCGAAGCCGGCGATGTCGGAGTACACGCACTCGTTGGTGTCGCAATGGACGACCGCTTCGATCGCGGTGTTGCGGCTCCAGAGATTCGGACCGCGAAGGGCTCGGGCGCGGGTGACTTGCATGTTTGTTTCTTTCCTTTGTGCGCTGCCGCATCGTGCGCGGCACCGCAGAGAAATCATCGTGTTGTGGTTTCGGCCGGTCAGGCGACGTTGTATTCGAAGGTCTTGATGCCGGCACCGATCAGGTCGGGCGCGATGTCCATCGACCATGCCGCCGCGATCGCGGCCAGCAGGGCAGAGGTATCGGGCTTGCGGCCGCCGGGCAGCGACAGGGCATCGAGCGTTCCGAGCACGCGCTCCTGGGCACCCGTGGCCAGGATCACCTGGTTGTTCTTCACGAATACGGCGCGGCCTTCGGCATGGTCTTCACGGTGCTTGGCGATGTGCGCGTTGTCGGCGTGCAGCGAATACAGCAGCACTTCGCCGTCGCACAGGCGCGCCAGATCGGCCACCTGCTCGATGTCGGCGTTGAGCACGCCGGCACCTTCGTCGAGCACCACGTCGATCTGCGTGCGCATCACGCGGGTCATCTGTTCCTGCTCGTGGACGTCGTGGTCCTTGAGTGTCTCGAAGCCATCCATGTCGGTGACCACGCCGACCAGGCAGCGGTCGTAGGCCAGGCCTTCCTCGAGGATGGAGCGTGCCGTGGTCTCGATCACGGCGGCCTGCGCGAGACGGTTGGTCAGCAGGCGGTGCGCACCGGCCCAGTTGGCCGTGTTGCTGCGCTGCGTCTGGCGGTTGTTCAGGAACATGCCCTGCTCGCTGGCCACGCCCGTGAGCTTGCCCGACAGCTGCAGCAGCCAGCCCACGAGGCGCGCGATGAACGCGTTCTCGCGCGTGCCCGCAATGCCGACGATGGGGATGCGGCCCGAGCCCGTGCCTTCCTCGGTGGTGGGGAACAGGTGCTCGACGATGGCCTGGCCGACCGGGCGGGGTGCGCCGCTGGTGGGCTTCAGGTGCATCAGCAATCCGGGGCCGGCGTTCACTTCCAGGATCGCGCCCTGGCCCTTCATGGGCTTGCTGACGTCCTGCAGGATCATGTCCATGCCGGCGATGTCGAGGCCGACGATCTTCGCGGCCAGCGTGGCGTAGTAGGCCACGTCGGGATGTACTTCGTCGGTGCAGTCGATCGCCATGTTGCCATTGCGCTGCAGCAGAATCGATTCGCCCTGCGCGGGCACGGAAGCGGGCGTGACATTCTGGCGCTTGAGCTCCAGCTTGACGGCGGGGGCTTCGAGGTTGATCCAGTCGAGCGGATACTCCTGCTCGGGTCCGCGGCGCGGATCCTGGTTGACCACGGCGACCAGTTCGGACAGCGTGGACTTGCCATTGCCCGTGACGCTCACGGTCTCGCCGCGGCAGGCCGCGACGACCTTGCCGCCCACGACCAGCAGGCGATGCTCGGTGCCGTTGATGAACTTCTCGACGATCACGTCCGAGCCTTCGGGCTGGGCCAGCGCGAACGCGGCCTTGATGTCGTCCTCGGCGCTGAGGTCCAGCGTCACGCCGCGCGCATGGTTGCCGTCGGAGGGCTTCACGGTCACGGGGAAGCCGATGTCCTGGGCCACTTCCCAGGCCTCTTCGGGGCTCGTGACGATCTGGCCTTCCGGCACGGGCACGCCGCAGGCCGCCAGCAGGCGCTTGGTGAAATCCTTGTCCTGCGCAATGCCTTCGGCGATGGCGCTGGTCTGGTCGCTCTCGGCGGTCCAGATGCGGCGCTGGGCCGCGCCGTAACCGAGCTGCACGAGGTTGCCGTCGTTCAGGCGGATGTGGGGAATGCGGCGCTCGCCGGCGGCGTCGACGATACAGCCGGTGCTGGGGCCGAGGTAGCGGTCGTTGATCGCGGTCTTGATGGCCTGGATCGCGGGCTTGCGGTCGAACGGCTGGTCGTTGATGGCCGCCATGATCAGCTTGTGGCCCCAGTAAAGAGCCGTGCGCGCCACCGACTCCTCGGGGCAGCGGAACACCATGCGGTAGACGCCGCGCTGCGAAATCTCGCGCGTCTGGCCGAACTCGGCGGGCATGCCGGCCAGGTTCAGCAATTCGATGACGATGTGCTCAAGCACATGTCCCATCCAGGTGCCACCCTCCAGACGCTGGATGAAGCCGCCGCGTTCGCCGACGCCGCAGGTGTGCTCGATCAGGTCGGGCAGCCAGGCGGTGAGGCGTTCGTTGAAGCCGGGGATCTTGTTGGACGGATAGTCTTCCAGCTCTCCCAGGTCAAGCCAGACCTCCAGAACGGGTCGGTAGGTCCAGACGCTGGGGCCGCGCAGGTAGGTGGTGCGCAAGAGTTGGATGTCGTTGAGTGTCGCCATGGATTGCAACTTGTGAATGCTTGAAACTCAGACGAGGGCGGGGAAGGAGTGCATCCGCCGCGAACGTCGACTTGTGGTGTGCATTGTGCGCGCTAAATGCTACATATGCGGGCGGATGTCAGCGCGAAAAGGGGCAAGTGCGTTACTAAAGGATGCTGCAGTGCGGCAACGGGAATCGGACACAATCCGACTTCTGGCCCGGACAGACTTTCTGGCCGAGTCAAGGGCAGACATATAAACCACATGCAAAATCAACATCCTTTGGACGCCTCGGGTGTCTTGAACGGCCCGCTGGGAACCGACCTGCGATCGAAACTCGCTACAGATGAGAACGTGCTCGCCACGCTGCAGGTTGACCTGACGCCCGATCTGCGCTTCCAGCAAGGGCTTCTTGCGCTCACGTCTGCCCGGTTCATTTTCCGCAATGCGGAAGGCGAGGTGCAGGAATGGCCGCTTGGGGCCGACATGTCGCTGCGCCTGGTGGACCACGGCGGCGTCGGCACGCTCGAGCTGCACTCCGAGGCGCAGCGCCTGGCGCTGTGGCGATTCCGGCTGGGGCTGCATCCGCAGGCTCTGGCGCTGATGCAAAGATTTGAAAAGCTCGAGCGCAGGCTCGAAGCTGCACGCGACGGCCACTCGCTTCCGCCCGAGTCCGACGAGGAAGAGGCGCAATGCCCCACCTGCCATACGCCCCTGCCGCCCGACAGCGACGAATGCCCGGCGTGCGCGCGCCAGCAGGCGCCGCACACGTCCACCTGGGTGCTGCTGCGCCTGTGGCGCTTTGCCAAGCCCTACAAGAACCAGCTGCTGCTTGGATTCCTGCTGACGCTGGCGGCGACCGGGGCACAGCTGGTCGCCCCGTACCTGACGATTCCGATCATGGACAAGATTCTGATCCCGTTCCAGAACGGCGAGAAGATCGATCCCGCCATGGTGACCTTTTATCTGGGGGCCCTGTTGCTGTCGGCCTTGCTGGCCTGGATGCTCGGCTGGGCGCGCACGTTCGTGCTGGCGCGGGTGTCCGAGCGGATCGGCTCGGGTCTGCGCACCACCACTTACAACCACTTGCTGAAGCTTTCGCTTGATTACTACGGCAGCAAGCGCACCGGTGACCTGATGGCCCGTATCGGTGCCGAAACCGACCGCATCAATCTGTTTCTCTCGCTCAACGCGCTCGATTTCGCTACCGACGTGCTGATGATGATGATGACGGCGGCCATCCTGTTCTCCATCAACCCATGGCTGGCGCTGGCCACGCTCGTGCCGCTGCCGTTCATCGCATGGATGATCCATCTGGTGCGTGAACGCCTGCGCACCGGCTTCGAGAAGATCGACCGTGTCTGGTCGGAAGTGACCAACGTGCTGGCCGACACGATTCCCGGCATCCGCGTGGTGAAGGCCTTCGCCCAGGAAAAGCGCGAGGCCGACCGGTTCGCCGATGCCAACCTGGCCAACCTGCAGGCCAACGACAAGGTGAACAAGACCTGGTCGCTGTTCACACCGACCGTGACCTTCCTGACCGAGGTGGGCCTGCTCATCGTCTGGGCCTTCGGCATCTGGCTGGTCGCGGGGGGCAGCATCACCGTCGGTGTGCTGACGGCCTTCATTGCCTACATCGGCCGCTTCTACAGCCGACTCGATTCCATGAGCCGCATCGTCTCGGTCACCCAGAAGGCAGCGGCGGGAGCCAAGCGCATCTTCGACATCCTTGATCACGTGAGCAACGTGCCCGATCCACAGAACCCGGTCAAGCTCGGGGCCGTGAAGGGTGCACTGACGATGGAGGACGTGAGCTTCCGCTACGGCAGCCGCTCGGTCATCAAGCATCTGGACCTGCAGATCAAGCCGGGCGAGATGATCGGCCTGGTGGGTCACAGCGGCTCCGGCAAGAGCACGCTGGTCAATCTGATCTGCCGCTTCTACGACGTGAGCGAAGGCTCGATCCAGCTGGACGGCGTGGACGTGCGCCGCATCGCCGTGTCCGATTTCCGCCGCAACATCGGCCTGGTGCTCCAGGAGCCGTTCCTGTTCTTCGGCACGATCGCCGAGAACATCGCCTACGGCAAGCCCGAGGCGACGCGCGAGGAGATCGTCGCGGCCGCGCGCGCAGCGCATGCGCACGAATTCATCCTGCGACTTCCCCATGGCTACGACTCGCTGGTGGGTGAGCGCGGGCAGGGCCTGTCGGGCGGCGAGCGCCAGCGCATCTCGATTGCGCGCGCGCTGCTGATCGACCCACGCATCCTGATCCTCGACGAGGCCACGTCGGCGGTGGATACCGAGACGGAAAAGGAAATCCAGAAGGCCCTCGACAACCTGGTGCAGGGCCGCACGACGATTGCCATTGCCCACCGCCTGTCGACGCTGCGCAAGGCCGACCGGCTGGTGGTGATGGACCGCGGCGAAATCGTGGAGGTCGGACCGCACGACGAACTCATGGCGTGTGAAGGTGCCTACTGGCGCCTGTACATGGCGCAGGCACGCCGCGCCGAGGA encodes the following:
- a CDS encoding ABC transporter ATP-binding protein, producing the protein MQNQHPLDASGVLNGPLGTDLRSKLATDENVLATLQVDLTPDLRFQQGLLALTSARFIFRNAEGEVQEWPLGADMSLRLVDHGGVGTLELHSEAQRLALWRFRLGLHPQALALMQRFEKLERRLEAARDGHSLPPESDEEEAQCPTCHTPLPPDSDECPACARQQAPHTSTWVLLRLWRFAKPYKNQLLLGFLLTLAATGAQLVAPYLTIPIMDKILIPFQNGEKIDPAMVTFYLGALLLSALLAWMLGWARTFVLARVSERIGSGLRTTTYNHLLKLSLDYYGSKRTGDLMARIGAETDRINLFLSLNALDFATDVLMMMMTAAILFSINPWLALATLVPLPFIAWMIHLVRERLRTGFEKIDRVWSEVTNVLADTIPGIRVVKAFAQEKREADRFADANLANLQANDKVNKTWSLFTPTVTFLTEVGLLIVWAFGIWLVAGGSITVGVLTAFIAYIGRFYSRLDSMSRIVSVTQKAAAGAKRIFDILDHVSNVPDPQNPVKLGAVKGALTMEDVSFRYGSRSVIKHLDLQIKPGEMIGLVGHSGSGKSTLVNLICRFYDVSEGSIQLDGVDVRRIAVSDFRRNIGLVLQEPFLFFGTIAENIAYGKPEATREEIVAAARAAHAHEFILRLPHGYDSLVGERGQGLSGGERQRISIARALLIDPRILILDEATSAVDTETEKEIQKALDNLVQGRTTIAIAHRLSTLRKADRLVVMDRGEIVEVGPHDELMACEGAYWRLYMAQARRAEEDAEAAGVVIDAASRVAPASPLREHA